Within Micromonospora narathiwatensis, the genomic segment CGCCGCCCTGCGCGGCTGGGACCTGCGGGTCGACCTGGACAGCCGGGGCGCGCACCTGTTCACCGAGTTCGCCCGCGCCGGCGGGATGCGGTTCGCCGACCCGTTCGACCCGGCCGCCCCGCTCACCACGCCGGGCCGGCTCGCCGTCGACGACCCGGCGGTCCGCACCGCCCTGGCCGACGCCGTCCAACTGCTCGACGGCATCCCGCTCGACGCCCGCCTCGGCGACATCCAGACCGAGCCGCGCGGCACCGAACGCATCCCGATCCACGGCGGCTGGCCCGAGGCCGGCGTGTTCAACATGACCATCAACCTGCTGGAACCCGGCGTCGGCTACCCGAAGGTGGTGCACGGCACGTCGTTCCTGATGGCCGTCGAACTGGGCAGGAACGGGCCGTCCGGCCGGCAGATCCTCACCTACTCCCAGTCGGCCAACCCGAACTCGCCCTGGTACGCCGACCAGACCCGGCTGTACTCGGGCAAGGGCGCGGACACCATCAAGTTCACCGAACGGCAGCTCAAGGCCGACCCGAACCTGGTCACGTACCGGGTAGGGGAGCGCCGCGACTGACCGGCCGGGCGTGAACGGTGCGGGTCGGTGGCCGTGGGCCACCGGCCCGCACCCCCTTGGGGCTGGCGTGCCGGACCGGCCCCGCACCGCCTCAGGTGTCCGCCCTGGCGGTGCGCGACTAGGTTGGAGCGATCACCGAGGAGGATTCATATGCGGCGCTGGGGGCCCGTCATCGCGTTGCTCGCGGCGCTGCTGGGCTCGATGGTCGCGGCCGCACCGGCCGGCCCGTCGACCGAGGCCACCCCGGCGACGCTGCGGACACTCGCCGCCGTGCGGGGCATCAAAATCGGCTCGGCCGTCAACATCACCGCACTCGCCACCGACGACAGGTACCGGGACACGCTGCACCAGCAGTTCGACTCCGTCACGGCGGAGAACGCGATGAAATGGAGCCGGCTGGAGACGGCCGGCGACGACGCGTACGACTGGAGCGCCGCCGACTACCTGGTGGAGACCGCCGAGTCGTTCGGCCAGAAGATACGGGGACACACCCTCGCCTGGCACAACAGCAACCCCACCTGGACGTCGAACCTGAGCGCGGCCGAGCGCGACGCCGCCATGCTGGAGCACGTCCGGACGACGGTGTCCCGCTACGCCGGCCGCGTCGACGTCTGGGACGTCGTGAACGAGCCGATCTCCGACAAGGACGACGCCCGCCTCCGCGACTACTGGACCGACCTCGGCGGCGAGGACGCGATCGTCCGCGTGTTCGAGACCGCTCGGGCCGCGGACCCCACCGCCCGGCTCTACCTCAACGACTACAACGTCGAGCACGCCGGCGCGAAGAGCGACGCCTACTACGCGCTCGCCGCGCGCCTGAAGTCGCGGGGGCTGCTCGACGGCGTCGGTTTCCAGACGCACCTGACCACCCGGGTGAACGAGGCCACCGGATTCCGCGCCGTGCTGCAACGCTTCGCGGACCTCGGCGTCGAGGTCGCCGTCACCGAGCTTGACGTACGCGTCCCGATGGCGCCGACCGCCGAGGACAAGATCAAGCAGCGGCTGCTCTTCCGCCGGGCCACCAACGCCTGCCTGGCGGTCTCCCGCTGCGTATCGGTGACAGTGTGGGGCTTCACCGACAGCTACTCGTGGGCGAACGCCGACGACGACCCGGAGTACGGCAACGCCACCCTCTACGACACCGCCATCGAGGCGAAGGGCACGTACTGGGCGGTGTACCGGGCGCTCGCCCGCCGTGACGTCGACACGCAGGCGGTGGCGGGGCACTCGGGCCGCTGCCTGCACGTGGTCAACGGCAGCACCGAGCCCGGCGCGAAACTACAGCAGTACACCTGCACCGGCAGCACGTCCCAGGTGTTCCGGTTCCGGCGGCTCGCCCCGCGAACGTTCCAGATCACGAACACGGCCAACGGGCTCTGCCTCGGCATCGACGGCGCGAGCCGAGCCGACCGGGCGAAGGTCATCCAGGAGACGTGCGTCGAGGGCGCACCCGCGCAGACGTTCGTGCTGCGCCCCGCGACCGGGGACGGTGCGGGCGACGGGCGGCAGTACCAGATCGTCGCCCAGCACAGCGGAAAGTGCGTCGAGGTGCGCGGCGGGAACCTCACCAACTCCGGGCGGGTCGAGCAGTCCGCCTGCCACCGCGACCCGGCCCACACCGACAACCAGGTCTGGACCGTGCTCTGGGGGCATCTCTGAGTCACCGCCACTCACCGTGTTCATGCCACCTCGACGCACGGCTGAGCGGAGCGGCGCGTGACCGGCCCGGACCGGTAGGGTGCCGGGGACGCCAGGTCGGGAGGTGAGGAGTCGATGGTCGGCGGACTCGCGGTGCCGCCCGCGGTCGAGGCCGAGCGGGTCATCACCGCCGTGCTGGCCGACCTGCGCTCCGGCACGCACCGGGGCGTGGTGGTCGACTCCCCGCCCGGCGCCGGCAAGTCCACCCTCGTGGTGCGCGCCGCCGTCGAACTGGCCGCCGCCGGCGAGCCCCTGATCATCGTGGCGCAGACCAACGAACAGGTCGACGACCTCATCGACCGCCTCGCCCGCAAGGCCCCCGAGCTGCGTATCGGCCGGCTCTCCGCCGCGGACTACCGGCCGTCGCAGCGGGTCGAGGGCCACGAGACGGTCCGGGTCGCGGCGAAGGTCGCCGACCTCGCCGCGTCGGCCGTCATCATCGGTACGGCCGCCAAGTGGGCCACCGTCGCCGAGGGCGTCTGGCCGTGGGCGATCGTGGACGAGGCGTACCAGATGCGTTCGGACGCCCTGCTGCGGGTGGCCGGCCGGTTCGAGCGGGCGCTGTTCGTCGGTGACCCCGGTCAGCTCGACCCGTTCTCCACCGTCGAGACCGCACGTTGGACCGGCCTGAGCTGGGATCCGATGCAGTCGGCCGTGGCCACGCTGCTGCGGCACAACCCGGACCTGCCGGTGCACCGGCTGCCGGTGTCCTGGCGGCTGCCCGCCAGCGCGGCGCCGGTGGTGGCGGAGGCGTTCTATCCGTTCACCGGTTTCCGGGCCGGCACCGGGCCCACCGACCGGGCACTGACGTTCACCGAACCCGGGCCCGGCGACGCCTACGACGCGACCGTGGACGTGGCCGCCGCCACCGGCTGGGGGCTGTACGAGCTGCCGGCCCGGCACACGCTGCGTACGGATGGCGAGGCCGCGGCGGCCTGCGCGGCCCTCGCCCTGCGGGTGTTGCGGCGTGGCGCGGTCGCGGTCTCCGAGCAGGCGCCCGACGGCGCGCCCGTCACGGCGGACCGGATCGCCGTCGGCGCCGCCCACCGCGACCAGGCGGCGGCGATCCGGGCCCGGCTCGGTGAGGCCGGCGCGGGCATCACCGTCGACACCGCCAACCGGCTCCAGGGCCGGGAGTACGACGTGACGATCGTGCTGCACCCGTTGTCCGGGCGGCGGGACGCCACCGCGTTCCACCTGGAGTCGGGGCGGCTGTGCGTGCTCGCCTCCCGGCACCGGCACGCGTGTGTCGTGGTGGCCCGGGCCGGGATCGCCGAGCTGCTCGACGCGCACCCGTCGACCGAGCGGGTGCACCTGGACCTGCCGGTGAAGTTCCCGGACGGCTGGGCGGCCAACCAGGCCATGCTGACCCACCTCTCCCGACGTTCGATCGGCGGGGCCTCCTGACCCGCTCCCGATGTGAATCCCGGCAAGCCTTACAGGGGTCGATGTATCGACGTTTTCTGTCGTAGCCTGAGAAGAGGGATGGTAAGTGAACTCCGGATAGCAGGAGCGCCGATGAGTCGACGAGTGCTCGTGGCGGGCGTGGGCATGGTCGCGTTCGCCACCCCGAGGACCAGCCAGACCTATGACGTGCTCGGCGAGCAGGCGACACGAGCCGCGCTCGCGGATGCCGGAGTCGACTACGCGCACCTGCGGCAGGCGTACGTCGGCTACGTGTACGGCGACTCGACGTGCGGGCAGGCCGCGCTCTACCGGGTCGGCCAGACCGGCATCCCGATCGTGAACGTCAACAACAACTGCTCGACCGGTTCGTCCGCGCTGTTCCTGGCCCGGCAGGCGGTCGAGTCCGGCGCGGCGGACTGCGTACTGGCGCTGGGGTTCGAGCAGATGCGGCGGGGCGCGTTGACAGCGCAGTGGTCGGACCGGCCCACCCCGTTCGACCGGTTCGACGAGGTCTCGACCCGGATCCAGGGCGGCAGCGACGCCCCGATGGCCGCCCGGTACTTCGGAGGCGCGGGTGCGGCATACGCCGCGCGGTTCGGCACCCGGCCGGAGACCTTCGCCAAGATCGCGGTCAAGGCCCGCCGGCACGCCGCGAACAACCCGTACGCGGTGTTCCGGGATCCGGTCACCGTCGAGGAGGTCCTCGCCTCGCCGCCCATCTACGGTCCACTGACCCGCCTCCAGTGCTGCCCGCCGACCTGCGGGGCGGCGGCCGCGGTGCTCTGCGACGAGGACTTCGCCCGCCGCCACGGCCTGCGTACCGACGTGGCGATCAGAGCGCAGGCGATGACCACCGACCAGCCGTCGACGTTCGACAGCGGCGACCCGCGTGCCCTCGTCGGCTACCACATGTCCCGGGCCGCCGCGAGGCAGGTGTACGAGAGCTCCGGCGTGGGCCCCGAGGACCTGCGCGTAGTGGAACTGCACGACTGCTTCACCACCAACGAACTGCTGACCTACGAGGCGATCGGCCTGACCCCGGAGGGCACCGCCGAGAAGTTCATCGACGACGGCGACAACACCTACGGCGGTCGGGTGGTGACCAACCCCTCCGGCGGCCTGCTGTCGAAGGGGCACCCGCTGGGCGCGACCGGGCTGGCGCAGTGCGCCGAACTGGTCTGGCAACTGCGCGGCCAGGCGGGGGCGCGGCAGGTGGCCGACGCCACCGTGGCGTTGCAGCACAACATCGGCCTCGGCGGCGCCGCCGTCGTGACCCTTTACGAGAAGCTGAGCTGACCGATGCCCGTCGACCCGGACCAGGCCAGGGCGCTGACGTTCGCGCCGATCACCGTCACCGTGGAGCGCGGCCGGCTGCGGTCCTTCGCCAACGCCATCGGCCAGACCGACCCGGTTTACGTCGACCTGGACGCCGCCAGGCAGGCGGGCCACCCGGACCTGCCCGTACCACCCACGTTCTTCTTCAGCCTCGAAATGGAGGGGCCGGACCCGTGGGGCTACCTCGCCGAGCTGGGCGTCGACCTGCGCCGGGTCCTGCACGGCGAGCAGTCGTTCACCTACCACTCGATGATGCACGCCGGTGACACCGTCGCGCTGCGCACCCGGATCGACGACGTGTACGCCAAGCGGGGCGGCGCGCTGGAGTTCCTGGTCCGCAGGACCGACGTCATACGCGACGGCGACCTGGTGGCCGAGGCGACCTCTGTGATCGTCGTACGCAATCCGGAGGTGCCCCGATGAGCACGGCAGACATCCGGGTCGGCACCGAGCTGCCGCCGCTGCGGATCCCGCCGGTGTCCCGGACCACGCTGGCGCTCTTCGCCGGCGCCTCCGGCGACCACAACCCGATACATATCGACATCGATGTGGCCCGCTCCGCCGGGCTCGACGACGTGTTCGCCCACGGCATGCTCTCCATGGCGTACCTCGGGCGGCTGCTGACCGGGTGGGTGCCGCAGGACCGGATCCGCTCCTACCGGGTGCGCTTCTCCGCGATCACCCCGGTGCACGGCGAACCGACCTGCACCGGCCGGGTCGTCGCCGTCACGGACGGCCTGGCCACCATCGAACTCGCCGTAACCCTCGCCGACGGCACCACCACGCTGACCGGCGAGGCGGTCATCGACGTCACCTGACATCCGCGAACGAAAGGCGTGCGGCTCATGGCAAAGCTCGACGGAAAGGTCGCGATCGTCTCCGGCTCCGGCCGCGGCATCGGCCGGGAGATCGCCCGCAAACTCGCCGCCGAGGGCGCCGCGGTCGTGGTCAACGACCTCGACGAGGCACCGGCCGAACAGACCGTCGCCGACATCGAGACCGCCGGCGGCCGGGCGGTCGCCTGCGTCGGCAACGTCACCGAGGACGGCTTCGCGGAACGGTTCGTCCGCAGCGCGGTGGACCGCCTCGGCGGCCTCGACATCATCGTCAACAACGCTGGCTACACCTGGGACACAGTGATTCAGAAGATGACCGACGAACAGTGGGACGCCATCCTCGACGTGCACCTCAGGGCGCCGTTCCGGATCCTGCGCGCCGCCCAGCCGGCGATCTCCGCCGCCGTCAAGCGGGCCCAGGCGGCCGGCGAACCGGTGCCCGTCCGCAAGGTCGTCAACATCTCCTCCATCGCCGGGCTCAGCGGCAACGCCGGCCAGGTCAACTACGCGGCGGCCAAGGCGGGCGTCACCGGCCTGACCAAGGCGCTGGCCAAGGAGTGGGGCCGCTACCACGTCACCGTCAACACGGTCGCGTTCGGGCTGATCAGGACCCGGCTCACCGACACGGCCGCCGACGGCGACAGCACCATCGACGTGCAGGGCCGGCGGATCAGGGTCGGCGTCAACCCCGACCTGCTGTCGGCGGCGGAGCGCATGATCCCGCTCGGCCGCGCCGGCACGCCGGCCGACGCGGCCGGCGCGGTCTACCTGCTGACCATCCCCGAGTCCGACTACGTCACCGGTCAGACCCTGGTCTGCGGCGGCGGCCTCACCCTCTGACCTCCCGTCGTGGCACCGCAGACCGCCGCGCCCGCCCGGGGCACCCGGCCCCGCAACCGGCGGGCGCTGATCCTCGCCGCCGCCACCGACCTGTTCCACCGGCGCGGCTACGACCGGCTCACCATGGGCGACCTGGCCGAGGCGGTCGGCATCGGCCCGTCCGCCCTGTACCGGCACTTCAGCGGCAAGCAGCACCTGCTGCGCGAGGTCCTCACCGACGGCCTCGCGCCGGTGCGGCAGGTCCTGACCGAACTCGACGTGACCGACCGGGCGGCCGCCCTGCGCCGCCTGGGCGCCCTCGCCGTCGACCACCGGCCGCTCGGCGTGCTGTGGCAGCGGGAGGCCCGGCACCTGACCCGCGAGGACCGGACTGCCTTCCGCGGCGAGCTGCACGAGATCGGCGCGCTGCTCACCGGCCACGTACGCGCCCTGCGCCCGGCACTCGACCCGGCCGGCGCCGAATTGCTCGCCTGGTCGATGATCGGCGTCCTGACCAGCATTTCCTTCCACCGGGTCGAGCTGCCCCGCCCCGACTACGACGACCTGCTGGCCCACCTGGCCGGCGCCGTGCTGGACACGCCGCTGCCGGCCGGCTTCACCGCCGCGCCTCCGCCCCGGCCCGGCCCGGCCGCCCTGGTCCCGGCGTCGCGACGCGAGGCGCTGCTCAACGAGGCCGTACGAATGTTCGCCGTCCACGGCTTCACCGAGGTCGGCATCGAGGAGATCGCCGCCGCCGTCGGCATCACCGGTCCGAGCGTCTACCACCACTTCCCCAGCAAGCTCGACCTGCTGGTCACCGCCCTCCGGCGCGGTGCCGCCGTCCTGCTCACCGACCTCTCCGCGGTCCACCGCACCGCCACCAGCGCCAGCGACGGGCTCGGCGCGCTCGTCCGCTCCTACCTCGGCTTCACCCGGGCCCACCACGAACTGGTCGACCTGCTGATCACCGAGGTCGACCACCTGCCGGACGACGAACGCCGGCACAGCCGGCAGACCCAACGCGACTACCTCGACGAATGGGTGCACCTGCTGCGCGCCGTACATCCCGGCCTCGAACCCGCCGCCGCCCGGATCCGGGTCCAAGCCGTGCTCACCGTCGCCAACGATGCCGCCCGCACCCCACGGGTACGCGCGAACCCGGCCCTCCCGGCGGCGCTGGAAGCCATCGCCACACGGCTGCTGCACCTGCCCGGGTGAGCGCGGACCTGCCCGGCCACCAGGGCGTTCCTGGTGGCCGGACAGACGTACCCCGATCCGCCCGGCCGGGTCAGCGGGAGATCTCCTCCAGCGCGCGGCGGCGGGTCTCGATGCCCGCCGTCACCACGACCACGAGCGCGACCGCCGACGCGATCACGAACGACAGGAACACCGACCCGGCGCCGAGGCTGGTCCCGAGCAGCGCCCCGACCAGCACCGGCGAGAGGATGCTCGCCAGCCGGTTGATGCTGCTGCACGCCGAGGTGGCCCAGGCGCGCATCCGGGTGGGATACAGCTCGGCGGTGTACAGGTACAGCGTGCTCGTCGGGGCGGTGGCGCCGACGGCGAACAGCGCCGCCGCCGCGAGCAGCATCGGCCACCCGTGCACGCCCATGAGCCCGACGCCGACGAAGCCCACCAGCGCGCCCGCGGTCATGATGACGAAGCCCCAGGTCAGCAGCGGCTTACGTCCGACCCGGTCGGCCAGGAACGCGGTCACGTAGACCATGGCCAGTTGCAGCACGCCGACCAGCACGGTCAACGCCAGCGCCTGCGTCGTCCGCAGGCCGCCGACCCGGACGTACAGCGTCGGCATCCACACGGCGTACCCGTAGCCGACGAAGAAGGTCAGGAACCAGATCGCCGCCAGCATCAGGGTGCGCCGCCGGTAGGCCGGGGCGAGGAGTTCACCGAGCCGCAGGCTGCCGCGGGCTGCCGGCGGTGCCGCCCGGGGTGGTGCCAGCTCGACCCCTCGCTCCCTGGCCTGCTGTTCCATCCGCGCCACGTACGTTTCGGCCTCGGCTCGGCGGCCCCGCTCCGCCAGCCAGCGGGCCGATTCCGGAAGCCGCAGCCAGGCGTAGACCGCGACGATGACCGGCAGGGCGCCGACCGCGAGCAGCACCCGCCAGCCGGCGTCCTCGCCGAAGCTGCGCAGCGCGATGATCCCGACGATCGGGGCCGCGAGCAGCCCCCAGTTGAAGGTGGACTGGTAGGCGACCGCGACCCGACCCCGGTTGCGGGCGCCCAGGTACTCGTTGATGAGGGTCGCCGCCACCGGCACCTCGGCGCCGAGGCCGAGGCCCTGCACCGCGCGGAGCAGGCCGAGGCTGGTGGCGCTCCAGGCGATCGCGCACACGGCGGAGAAGACGCCGAAGGTGACGAGGGACAGGATGAACGCCGGCCGTCGCCCGAACCGGTCGGCGAGCGCGCCGATGACCAGCGCCCCGAGGAACTGCCCCAGATAGCCGGCGGCGACGAGGACGCCGGCCTCGGCGGTGCTGATGTCGAAGTACGCGATGACGACGGTCAGGATGACCGCGATGCTGGTCGAGTCGAACCCGTCGAAGAAGGTGCCGACGCCGAGTGTGCCGGCGAGCCGGTAGTGGAAGGGACCCACCGGGATGCGTTCGATCCGGGCGGGGATGTCGTCGGTTTCCGGGGAAGCGCTGGCTGTCGGTACGTCGGGGACCGAATCTGTCTGTCGAAGCTGACCTCTCTGCTGCATCGGGGGCTCCTTGCGCTGGGTGGTGGCGCTACACCCGGCGCGCCTGCCCGGCCCAGTACTCCTCGCGCAGCTCGCGCTTGAGTACCTTGCCGACGGCGGACCGGGGAAGTTGACGGAACAGGACCTCCTTCGGGGCCTTGACGCTGCCGACGCGTTGCCTGCACAGTGCGATCAGGTCCGCGGCGTCGACCTCGGCGCCGGGCTTGACCTCGACGACCGCGGTGACGCGTTCGCCCCACTTCTCGTCCGGGAGCCCGATCACGGCGCAGTCCTTGACCGCCGGATGGGCCCAGATGACCTGCTCGACCTCGCTGGGGAAGACGTTGAAGCCGCCGGAGATGATCAGGTCGCGCTTGCGGTCGACGAGGTAGACGTAGCCGTCGTCGTCCAGGTAGCCGACATCGCCGGTGGCCTGCCAGCCGCCGTCGAGCTGGACCGCGGCGGTCTGCTCCGGCTCGTGGAGGTAGCCGCTCATCCGCAGCGAGCTGCGTACGACGATCTCGCCGGGCTCCCCCGTGGGGCAGAGGCCGTCATCACCCATGACGGCGACGTCGGCGACCACGGTCTGCCGTCCGCAGCTGGCCAGCCGGCGGTGCAGGGCCGGGTCGGCCACGGCCTCGGCGTGCTCCTCCGGGCTGAGGAAGGTGCACATCATCGGCAGCTCGGTCTGCCCGTAGAACTGGGCCATGACCGGCCCGAAAACGTCCAGCGCCTCCGCCAGCTTGGCCACCGACATCGGCGCCGCGCCGTACAGCAGGTAGCGCAGACTCGACAGGTCACGGCGGCGTACGTCGGGATCGGCGAGGAGGGCGTAGACAGCCGTCGGCGGCAGGAACAGCCGGGTGACCCGGTTGCGTTCGATCGAGTCCAGGATCTCGCCGGGCACGACCGTGCTGTGCACGATGTTGGTGCCGCCCACGGTGAGAACCGGGAACACCACGGCGCCGGCGGCGTGCGTCATCGGCGCGGCGACCAGGTGCACCGGGTCCCGCTCCGGCATGTGGGCGTGGAACGCCGCGACCATCGTGGCGAAGGCGCGGTGGGAGATCCGCACCACTTTCGAGCGGCCGGTGGTGCCGCCGGTGCCGATCAGCGCGGCGATCGCCTCCTCGTCGAGCGGGGGCAGGGGCACCCGGCTGTCCGCCGGTGCCAGCCAGCTCTCCAGGGTGGGATCGTCGTCGACCGCCGCGTCCATCGCCACGAAGTGCTCGATGGACGGCACGGTCTGTCGTACGTGCTCCACCGCCGTGCCGGGCCCGCCCGCGTAGAGCAACGCGCGGGCCCCGACGGTGCTCAGCAAGGTCGCGATCTCCTCGGGAGTCGACCGGGCGTTGACCGCCACCCAGGTGCAGCCCGCCCGCAGCACGCCGAGCACGCAGGGGAAGACGATCGGGGAGTTGGGGCTGGCCACCGCGACGGGGGTGCCCGGCGCGACGCCGTCGCGGCGCAGCGCCGCCGCGACGCGGTGGGTGATGACCTCCGCCTCGGCGTACGTGACGGCGCCGGACCCGTCGGGGCGGACGAACGCGGTCCCGCCGGGATTGAGTCGTACGCCGCGGTCGAAGAACTCGATCAGGTGCATCGGATTCGAACCTCCACTTGCTCAGGCCGCGGTCGACCCGACGCACCGGTTGGCCTGCTCGCCGAGGCCCGCGATCGCGGTCCGCAACGTCTGGCCGGCGGAGAGGAACACCGGGGGCTTGCGGGCCGCGCCGATCCCGGCGGGCGTGCCGGTGGCGATGAGATCCCCTGGTACGAGGGTGATGATCGAGCTGACGTAGGAGATGATCTCGCCGACCGGGAACAACATGGCGGCGGTGGTGGACTTCTGCACGACGCTGTCGTCCACCGCGCAGGTCATGTCGAGGTCGCGCGCGTGGTCGACCTCGTCCGGTGTGACCAGGAACGGACCCACCGGGGTGGACGCCTCGAAGGTCTTGCCTTGCAGGAACTGCGAGGTCCGTAGCTGCCAGTCACGCATCGTGACGTCGTTGACGACGGTGTAGCCGGCCACGGCCGCCAGGGCCTGCTCCGCGTCGGCGTGCCGCACCGGGCTGCCGATGACCACGCCGAGTTCGACCTCCCAGTCGACGGCGTGCGACTGCGGCGGCAGCAGGATGTCGTCGTACGGGCCGATGAGGCTGCGGCTGTACTTCGCGAAGATCGTCAGGTGTTCCGGCGTCGGCAGTCCGACCTCGGCGATGTGATCGGCGTAGTTGACCCCGACGCAGATGATCTTTTCCGGGCGCGGCGTGAGGGGCGCGAACTCGACCTCCGCCAGCGATACGGTCGGCGCGGCGGCGCCCGCTGCGCGCTCCTGCCAATCCGGTCCGGACGCGAGGAGTTCGCCGACATCCCGGAACGGCAGCAGGATGACCCGGTCGCCGGTCACCCGGCCGGCGTACGTGCCCCCGTCCAGGCGGATCGTCGTCAGTCGCATGCTCTGTCCTTTCTGGCCGCCACGGGGCGGCTACCGGTGGCGGCAGGCGGCGGATGGATCCAAGGCTGCACATGCTTGACGGTGAACTGTAGACGAACAATCGGGATCTGGATACAGTTGCGGCTCGATCGGATGCAAGCCTTGCTGGCGGGAGTGTCGAAGGAGACGACATGCCGATCAGAGCCGCAGTCGACATCGGAGGCACGTTCACCGACGTCGT encodes:
- a CDS encoding endo-1,4-beta-xylanase, with the translated sequence MRRWGPVIALLAALLGSMVAAAPAGPSTEATPATLRTLAAVRGIKIGSAVNITALATDDRYRDTLHQQFDSVTAENAMKWSRLETAGDDAYDWSAADYLVETAESFGQKIRGHTLAWHNSNPTWTSNLSAAERDAAMLEHVRTTVSRYAGRVDVWDVVNEPISDKDDARLRDYWTDLGGEDAIVRVFETARAADPTARLYLNDYNVEHAGAKSDAYYALAARLKSRGLLDGVGFQTHLTTRVNEATGFRAVLQRFADLGVEVAVTELDVRVPMAPTAEDKIKQRLLFRRATNACLAVSRCVSVTVWGFTDSYSWANADDDPEYGNATLYDTAIEAKGTYWAVYRALARRDVDTQAVAGHSGRCLHVVNGSTEPGAKLQQYTCTGSTSQVFRFRRLAPRTFQITNTANGLCLGIDGASRADRAKVIQETCVEGAPAQTFVLRPATGDGAGDGRQYQIVAQHSGKCVEVRGGNLTNSGRVEQSACHRDPAHTDNQVWTVLWGHL
- a CDS encoding AAA domain-containing protein — its product is MVGGLAVPPAVEAERVITAVLADLRSGTHRGVVVDSPPGAGKSTLVVRAAVELAAAGEPLIIVAQTNEQVDDLIDRLARKAPELRIGRLSAADYRPSQRVEGHETVRVAAKVADLAASAVIIGTAAKWATVAEGVWPWAIVDEAYQMRSDALLRVAGRFERALFVGDPGQLDPFSTVETARWTGLSWDPMQSAVATLLRHNPDLPVHRLPVSWRLPASAAPVVAEAFYPFTGFRAGTGPTDRALTFTEPGPGDAYDATVDVAAATGWGLYELPARHTLRTDGEAAAACAALALRVLRRGAVAVSEQAPDGAPVTADRIAVGAAHRDQAAAIRARLGEAGAGITVDTANRLQGREYDVTIVLHPLSGRRDATAFHLESGRLCVLASRHRHACVVVARAGIAELLDAHPSTERVHLDLPVKFPDGWAANQAMLTHLSRRSIGGAS
- a CDS encoding lipid-transfer protein, with the translated sequence MSRRVLVAGVGMVAFATPRTSQTYDVLGEQATRAALADAGVDYAHLRQAYVGYVYGDSTCGQAALYRVGQTGIPIVNVNNNCSTGSSALFLARQAVESGAADCVLALGFEQMRRGALTAQWSDRPTPFDRFDEVSTRIQGGSDAPMAARYFGGAGAAYAARFGTRPETFAKIAVKARRHAANNPYAVFRDPVTVEEVLASPPIYGPLTRLQCCPPTCGAAAAVLCDEDFARRHGLRTDVAIRAQAMTTDQPSTFDSGDPRALVGYHMSRAAARQVYESSGVGPEDLRVVELHDCFTTNELLTYEAIGLTPEGTAEKFIDDGDNTYGGRVVTNPSGGLLSKGHPLGATGLAQCAELVWQLRGQAGARQVADATVALQHNIGLGGAAVVTLYEKLS
- a CDS encoding MaoC family dehydratase N-terminal domain-containing protein, with product MPVDPDQARALTFAPITVTVERGRLRSFANAIGQTDPVYVDLDAARQAGHPDLPVPPTFFFSLEMEGPDPWGYLAELGVDLRRVLHGEQSFTYHSMMHAGDTVALRTRIDDVYAKRGGALEFLVRRTDVIRDGDLVAEATSVIVVRNPEVPR
- a CDS encoding MaoC/PaaZ C-terminal domain-containing protein, which gives rise to MSTADIRVGTELPPLRIPPVSRTTLALFAGASGDHNPIHIDIDVARSAGLDDVFAHGMLSMAYLGRLLTGWVPQDRIRSYRVRFSAITPVHGEPTCTGRVVAVTDGLATIELAVTLADGTTTLTGEAVIDVT
- a CDS encoding SDR family NAD(P)-dependent oxidoreductase; this encodes MAKLDGKVAIVSGSGRGIGREIARKLAAEGAAVVVNDLDEAPAEQTVADIETAGGRAVACVGNVTEDGFAERFVRSAVDRLGGLDIIVNNAGYTWDTVIQKMTDEQWDAILDVHLRAPFRILRAAQPAISAAVKRAQAAGEPVPVRKVVNISSIAGLSGNAGQVNYAAAKAGVTGLTKALAKEWGRYHVTVNTVAFGLIRTRLTDTAADGDSTIDVQGRRIRVGVNPDLLSAAERMIPLGRAGTPADAAGAVYLLTIPESDYVTGQTLVCGGGLTL
- a CDS encoding TetR/AcrR family transcriptional regulator yields the protein MAPQTAAPARGTRPRNRRALILAAATDLFHRRGYDRLTMGDLAEAVGIGPSALYRHFSGKQHLLREVLTDGLAPVRQVLTELDVTDRAAALRRLGALAVDHRPLGVLWQREARHLTREDRTAFRGELHEIGALLTGHVRALRPALDPAGAELLAWSMIGVLTSISFHRVELPRPDYDDLLAHLAGAVLDTPLPAGFTAAPPPRPGPAALVPASRREALLNEAVRMFAVHGFTEVGIEEIAAAVGITGPSVYHHFPSKLDLLVTALRRGAAVLLTDLSAVHRTATSASDGLGALVRSYLGFTRAHHELVDLLITEVDHLPDDERRHSRQTQRDYLDEWVHLLRAVHPGLEPAAARIRVQAVLTVANDAARTPRVRANPALPAALEAIATRLLHLPG
- a CDS encoding MFS transporter → MQQRGQLRQTDSVPDVPTASASPETDDIPARIERIPVGPFHYRLAGTLGVGTFFDGFDSTSIAVILTVVIAYFDISTAEAGVLVAAGYLGQFLGALVIGALADRFGRRPAFILSLVTFGVFSAVCAIAWSATSLGLLRAVQGLGLGAEVPVAATLINEYLGARNRGRVAVAYQSTFNWGLLAAPIVGIIALRSFGEDAGWRVLLAVGALPVIVAVYAWLRLPESARWLAERGRRAEAETYVARMEQQARERGVELAPPRAAPPAARGSLRLGELLAPAYRRRTLMLAAIWFLTFFVGYGYAVWMPTLYVRVGGLRTTQALALTVLVGVLQLAMVYVTAFLADRVGRKPLLTWGFVIMTAGALVGFVGVGLMGVHGWPMLLAAAALFAVGATAPTSTLYLYTAELYPTRMRAWATSACSSINRLASILSPVLVGALLGTSLGAGSVFLSFVIASAVALVVVVTAGIETRRRALEEISR
- a CDS encoding AMP-binding protein gives rise to the protein MHLIEFFDRGVRLNPGGTAFVRPDGSGAVTYAEAEVITHRVAAALRRDGVAPGTPVAVASPNSPIVFPCVLGVLRAGCTWVAVNARSTPEEIATLLSTVGARALLYAGGPGTAVEHVRQTVPSIEHFVAMDAAVDDDPTLESWLAPADSRVPLPPLDEEAIAALIGTGGTTGRSKVVRISHRAFATMVAAFHAHMPERDPVHLVAAPMTHAAGAVVFPVLTVGGTNIVHSTVVPGEILDSIERNRVTRLFLPPTAVYALLADPDVRRRDLSSLRYLLYGAAPMSVAKLAEALDVFGPVMAQFYGQTELPMMCTFLSPEEHAEAVADPALHRRLASCGRQTVVADVAVMGDDGLCPTGEPGEIVVRSSLRMSGYLHEPEQTAAVQLDGGWQATGDVGYLDDDGYVYLVDRKRDLIISGGFNVFPSEVEQVIWAHPAVKDCAVIGLPDEKWGERVTAVVEVKPGAEVDAADLIALCRQRVGSVKAPKEVLFRQLPRSAVGKVLKRELREEYWAGQARRV